A portion of the Desulfosarcina sp. BuS5 genome contains these proteins:
- a CDS encoding TraB/VirB10 family protein — protein MARKTMLKETIKKKWAELDPKKQKKITIIIIGIFMLIFCALGWHSRVKHKVQKPVQGVQGTKKTKNIDLNTRLIKESLITETRNRINQQDKILHDLKEEMKLLSQDNDLHTASTQKTNNKPMLHSPLPGKKISQPSPKIISPPVPPPPVFAQSDFNPEAPEDLIIGGITTVSNNTTVKQDDDDGKKKLKIYLPPSFMEATLLSGVRAPTTSAGKNNPLPILFRVKDLAILPNKVKGNLKGCFIIGEGTGNLADERVHVRLLTLSCVSKKGTAVIDQQIKGFVMDEDGIIGLDGNVVAKMGSMLARSALAGALGGVGEAMQNSSFDYQTTALGTQQIFSQDDTTNITRGAVGGAISGASKDLQKFYLQLAEQTMPVVEVGATKTVTLVISEGVNMEVKETNILH, from the coding sequence ATGGCGAGGAAAACGATGCTGAAAGAGACTATTAAAAAAAAATGGGCAGAACTCGACCCTAAAAAACAAAAAAAAATAACCATCATTATCATCGGGATATTCATGTTAATTTTTTGCGCCCTGGGATGGCACAGCCGGGTTAAGCACAAGGTTCAAAAACCGGTTCAAGGAGTTCAGGGTACAAAAAAAACCAAAAATATTGACTTGAATACCCGCCTGATCAAGGAGAGCCTGATTACAGAAACCAGGAACCGGATCAACCAGCAGGATAAAATCCTGCATGATCTTAAAGAAGAAATGAAGCTGTTGTCTCAAGATAATGACTTGCATACAGCATCAACCCAAAAGACAAATAATAAACCCATGCTGCATTCACCCCTGCCTGGAAAAAAAATATCTCAACCATCGCCCAAAATAATATCACCGCCTGTGCCCCCGCCTCCGGTATTTGCTCAATCCGATTTTAACCCGGAAGCTCCGGAGGATTTGATAATCGGCGGAATCACAACGGTCAGCAATAATACAACAGTTAAGCAAGATGACGATGATGGTAAAAAAAAACTCAAAATTTATTTACCCCCTTCTTTTATGGAGGCGACCTTACTCTCCGGGGTGCGGGCTCCCACAACATCGGCCGGAAAGAATAATCCCCTGCCGATTTTGTTCAGAGTCAAAGATTTGGCGATTCTGCCCAACAAGGTCAAGGGAAACTTAAAGGGCTGTTTCATAATCGGCGAAGGGACCGGGAACCTGGCTGATGAGCGGGTACATGTGAGGCTGCTCACCCTTTCCTGTGTATCTAAAAAAGGAACCGCGGTTATAGATCAGCAGATTAAGGGCTTTGTCATGGATGAAGACGGCATTATCGGACTGGACGGCAATGTGGTCGCCAAGATGGGTTCAATGTTAGCTCGAAGCGCGCTGGCAGGCGCTCTGGGAGGTGTAGGAGAAGCCATGCAGAATTCTTCTTTTGATTATCAGACCACTGCTTTAGGGACCCAGCAGATATTCTCCCAGGATGATACTACCAATATTACCCGCGGCGCTGTTGGCGGAGCCATTTCAGGGGCATCGAAAGATTTGCAGAAATTTTATCTGCAACTGGCAGAACAAACCATGCCGGTTGTCGAAGTGGGAGCTACCAAAACCGTCACCCTGGTAATCAGTGAAGGTGTTAATATGGAGGTTAAAGAAACTAATATTCTTCACTAA
- a CDS encoding toll/interleukin-1 receptor domain-containing protein produces MVNLFFSYSHKDKELRDELEIHLSALKRQGIISTWHDRRISAGDEFDREISEYLENANIILLLVSPYFINSDYCYEIEMKRSMERHDQGKVIVIPVILHPCDWHDMPFGKLLACPGDGKPISKFPNIHDAFLDVTKAIKNTVAKLDKNNSAPPQKIASECANQQKIIKKYPIRSSNLRVKKEFTDRERDKFLIDAFEYMANFFEGSLDELKARNIEIETNFRRVDANRFTAKIYNKGKEASQCNIWFGDGGSLLSGILYSSGNFSGNSYNESINVENDGYTMCLKSMGMQCRRQDRDLKMTFEGGAEYYWSIFIECLQ; encoded by the coding sequence ATGGTTAATTTGTTTTTTTCATATTCCCATAAAGATAAAGAATTAAGAGATGAATTAGAAATACATTTATCTGCTTTAAAACGGCAGGGAATTATTTCAACTTGGCATGACAGAAGGATATCAGCCGGTGATGAGTTTGATAGAGAAATAAGCGAATATTTAGAAAATGCCAACATTATACTTTTATTGGTAAGTCCTTATTTTATCAACTCTGATTATTGTTACGAAATTGAAATGAAACGTTCAATGGAAAGACATGATCAAGGTAAAGTTATTGTAATTCCGGTAATACTACATCCTTGTGATTGGCACGATATGCCTTTCGGGAAATTATTAGCATGTCCAGGGGATGGCAAACCGATATCAAAATTCCCCAATATTCACGATGCATTTCTTGATGTGACGAAAGCTATTAAAAATACGGTAGCCAAGTTAGATAAAAATAATTCAGCTCCCCCCCAAAAAATAGCATCGGAGTGTGCTAATCAACAAAAAATAATTAAAAAGTATCCTATAAGATCAAGTAATCTTAGGGTAAAAAAAGAATTTACTGACCGAGAAAGGGATAAGTTTTTAATAGATGCTTTTGAATATATGGCAAATTTTTTTGAAGGTTCATTGGATGAATTGAAGGCACGAAACATAGAGATTGAAACAAACTTTCGCCGTGTAGACGCTAATAGATTTACAGCAAAAATTTATAATAAAGGAAAGGAAGCAAGTCAATGTAATATATGGTTTGGAGATGGAGGTTCATTATTATCTGGAATCTTATATTCGTCAGGAAATTTCAGCGGCAACAGTTATAATGAATCTATTAATGTTGAAAATGACGGGTACACAATGTGTCTCAAGTCTATGGGAATGCAATGTCGTAGGCAAGACCGAGACCTAAAAATGACCTTTGAAGGTGGCGCAGAATATTATTGGAGTATATTCATAGAATGTTTACAGTAA
- a CDS encoding conjugal transfer protein TraH — translation MLRKIILTLVFLFITMPAGAEWIDDWIQQKTYSGPAYLEGQKRGFASAGSMSLRWKHGVDYPITIQKPRIKAGCGGIDLFLGGASFLNSDYLVDKLESMISAAPAIAFQIALKTLSEQLATTLSEFTAIVDRLNQLQFDDCKASKAIITTGIDSFKAGEMRTEALADFANSSGLTDLYKTFKNNTDGQTTSQAAGTVGSSENNLVSGCPATLRQVFFADGYLLDHLAALKNYSMDFAKLMRGFLGDVMINISGGGIDYRHFGPCGNPPEHILDLILDNDLEYRDNAGTCVPLTNIVVDGNTYNSLDDWVFQMLYNIAQNITTGAGLSAGQESLLNTIPLSVKKAIDNDLIIYGGNNAADFTLIASTYSRTVSISYAFAIIKDFYKQVHETLTLVDTVINNQSGAELDNCKAELAQLPYDLLKEMKHDLIDYVTMAQNDYSAQLASLIRHLEFSRRVQESSKIINDMLSAQTGNLSLIKRIGEK, via the coding sequence GTGCTTAGAAAAATAATTTTAACACTGGTCTTTTTATTTATTACCATGCCGGCCGGGGCTGAGTGGATCGATGACTGGATTCAACAAAAAACTTATTCCGGACCGGCATATCTTGAGGGTCAGAAAAGAGGCTTTGCCTCGGCCGGTTCAATGTCATTACGGTGGAAGCATGGTGTTGATTATCCGATCACAATTCAAAAACCGAGGATCAAGGCTGGTTGCGGCGGAATTGATCTGTTTTTAGGAGGAGCAAGTTTTCTGAATTCGGATTATCTGGTTGATAAACTTGAAAGCATGATTTCCGCAGCACCGGCGATTGCTTTTCAGATAGCTCTAAAAACTTTATCTGAACAGCTTGCTACGACTTTATCGGAATTTACAGCTATAGTTGACAGGTTAAATCAGCTTCAGTTTGATGACTGTAAGGCGAGCAAGGCTATTATTACAACCGGCATAGATTCTTTTAAAGCCGGTGAGATGCGAACGGAAGCGCTGGCGGATTTTGCCAACAGCTCAGGGCTGACCGATCTTTATAAAACATTCAAAAATAATACTGATGGTCAGACTACTTCCCAGGCTGCCGGTACGGTAGGAAGCAGCGAAAACAACCTGGTTAGCGGCTGTCCTGCCACTTTAAGACAAGTTTTTTTTGCAGATGGGTATCTGCTGGATCACCTGGCTGCTTTGAAAAATTATTCCATGGATTTCGCCAAGCTGATGCGCGGTTTTCTTGGGGATGTGATGATCAATATCTCTGGCGGAGGCATTGATTATCGTCATTTCGGTCCCTGCGGCAATCCTCCGGAGCATATTCTTGATCTTATTTTAGATAATGATCTTGAGTATCGGGATAATGCCGGGACCTGTGTACCATTGACCAATATCGTTGTTGACGGCAATACATATAACAGCCTGGACGACTGGGTTTTTCAAATGCTTTATAATATCGCTCAAAATATTACTACCGGTGCCGGATTATCGGCCGGCCAGGAAAGTCTGCTGAATACCATCCCTCTTTCGGTAAAAAAAGCAATTGATAATGATCTGATTATTTATGGGGGCAACAACGCTGCTGACTTTACCCTGATTGCAAGCACATATTCCAGGACTGTCAGCATTAGTTATGCTTTTGCTATAATCAAGGATTTTTATAAACAGGTTCACGAAACCTTAACCCTGGTTGATACTGTTATTAACAATCAGTCCGGGGCCGAGCTTGATAATTGTAAGGCCGAACTGGCCCAGCTTCCGTATGATCTTTTAAAAGAGATGAAACATGATCTAATAGATTATGTAACCATGGCCCAGAATGACTACTCTGCTCAACTCGCAAGCTTGATAAGACATCTTGAATTTTCCCGGCGTGTACAGGAATCAAGTAAAATTATTAATGACATGTTAAGCGCCCAGACAGGAAATTTATCCTTAATCAAACGAATTGGGGAAAAATAA
- a CDS encoding conjugal transfer protein TraG N-terminal domain-containing protein: protein MRIKKISKYFIFFSLFFIPSAWADIPNSLKVYTVWNQFDATVNAFQRLALIMSDNNYQGLFFGMFVIGLVAGGLMAVAKGLFRGANPYYVWLSCLGVFIAGAMIYATFIRSTTTITIYDEVLNEMMVVPGIPDGVAFIAGFANKIETGLIEMIWTAGDPRSYRENAGGLAYNIFTKAFQGGVDLTRCGADGKYMNSSLARYTKDCFLYEVGRPGTTLDVNDINDNTDFMPLYALAANPAMYTVYYDSAHKTGQTCTCQQAWTNLSGFLSTLTPANACVQKFWAERCSRAGLGNYSSVGSGQNLRLICENKAANFVSNYILGGAGMSSSLIMRQILIGHHIWDVITESPAEEAVLRIGGRSAGLSMIGMGILSNEWIPIIRSVSFCIFIGLIPFVCLLIPTPICGRAVAFIFGIFVFLTSWGICDALVHSFAMDKTLDLLDEIRNYRLGLSGIMLFKSDAQKALAVFGAARWSAMMLAGSMSMMLVKFGGATFGHFAGRMTAAGAAGSAAGGLGGLDPQATNSYMRSQVETGPMMTYANHNYRDSIGSGAYSAESKIRTATGTMGAMGGNAVSAGSTMGGANVVKNRESVAHGDAVGRAENIDSGFVGKNAERSVSNQSGWIEGVEAQGGNVPMTSRVEGMSGGAGSEAVAGFQSEHGIEAVGNVAYRNQLNNAAKQTAIKARDEIAGSGDISSGTMAAMRRIDQDPQGGHTMMNRHLQGMEFTPAPGGETNNVAGYFGIQPSDIAGKSVKMSGYLGENGGLKMSMVDAKSGRAIAEKDVKTSQGQPAAGQSRVGPYNFVSVDSRKEFGNGLVMQSGLTDRGHHASVVSDGSGRVISSDVKKGPNYSGAYAMSMGGNIPEEVLNDKVAAASFSRAFSNEASKLWKGSVSRGSGEGNQWRLTGGAGGNLGLGSGKGASGSGMPLSGNVSGNIQKISMSDNTWTKNYDADAVNAMVYNIATSDMKDSDKMRQIHEIAERIGEDRSITPEETPGANYMMTGEEESKPANGLKRTLNRKPQEPPEL, encoded by the coding sequence ATGCGAATCAAAAAAATAAGTAAATATTTTATATTTTTCAGCCTGTTTTTTATACCATCAGCCTGGGCGGATATTCCAAATAGTCTGAAAGTCTACACCGTCTGGAATCAGTTTGATGCAACCGTTAATGCGTTTCAAAGACTGGCTCTGATCATGTCGGATAATAATTATCAGGGGCTGTTCTTCGGTATGTTTGTAATAGGCCTGGTTGCAGGTGGTCTAATGGCGGTTGCCAAGGGTTTGTTCCGGGGCGCAAATCCTTATTATGTCTGGTTGTCGTGTCTCGGCGTTTTTATAGCCGGAGCGATGATTTATGCAACCTTTATTCGTTCGACCACGACAATTACAATTTATGATGAGGTTCTAAATGAAATGATGGTTGTCCCGGGTATTCCGGACGGAGTGGCTTTTATAGCCGGTTTTGCCAACAAGATTGAAACCGGTCTGATCGAAATGATCTGGACGGCCGGAGATCCAAGGTCATACCGGGAAAACGCGGGGGGACTGGCTTATAATATTTTTACCAAAGCGTTTCAGGGGGGTGTAGATCTCACCCGCTGCGGAGCGGACGGCAAGTATATGAACAGTTCGCTTGCCAGATATACCAAAGATTGTTTTCTTTATGAAGTCGGCCGCCCTGGAACAACTCTGGATGTTAACGACATTAACGATAATACGGATTTTATGCCGCTCTACGCCCTGGCCGCTAATCCTGCCATGTACACGGTATATTATGACAGCGCTCACAAAACCGGTCAAACTTGCACCTGTCAGCAGGCATGGACAAATCTATCCGGTTTCTTGAGTACCCTGACCCCTGCCAATGCCTGTGTACAAAAATTCTGGGCAGAAAGATGCTCCCGGGCCGGCCTGGGAAACTACAGCAGTGTTGGATCGGGTCAGAATTTAAGGCTGATTTGCGAAAACAAGGCCGCTAATTTTGTCAGTAACTATATCCTGGGCGGCGCCGGGATGTCATCTTCGCTGATTATGCGGCAGATTTTGATCGGTCATCATATCTGGGATGTAATCACCGAAAGCCCGGCAGAGGAAGCCGTTTTGAGAATTGGCGGACGATCGGCAGGGCTGAGTATGATAGGTATGGGTATCTTGAGCAATGAATGGATACCGATCATACGGAGCGTTTCTTTTTGTATTTTTATCGGCCTGATTCCTTTTGTTTGTTTGTTGATTCCGACTCCTATTTGCGGCAGGGCAGTTGCTTTCATATTCGGAATTTTTGTTTTTTTAACCTCCTGGGGCATTTGTGACGCCCTGGTGCACAGTTTCGCCATGGACAAGACTCTTGATCTTTTAGATGAAATCAGGAATTACAGGCTTGGCCTGAGCGGTATCATGCTGTTCAAAAGCGATGCTCAAAAAGCCCTGGCTGTGTTTGGCGCAGCCCGATGGTCGGCTATGATGCTGGCAGGTTCCATGAGTATGATGCTGGTAAAATTCGGCGGAGCGACTTTTGGCCATTTCGCCGGCCGGATGACAGCGGCCGGTGCAGCCGGATCAGCCGCGGGCGGTCTTGGCGGGCTGGACCCACAGGCAACCAATTCGTATATGAGATCGCAGGTTGAAACCGGCCCGATGATGACCTACGCTAATCATAATTATAGGGATTCTATCGGTTCCGGAGCCTATAGCGCTGAAAGCAAAATCAGGACGGCAACCGGCACTATGGGCGCAATGGGCGGCAATGCGGTCTCAGCAGGAAGCACTATGGGCGGGGCTAATGTGGTCAAAAACCGGGAAAGTGTGGCTCATGGTGATGCGGTTGGCCGGGCGGAGAATATTGATAGCGGGTTTGTGGGTAAAAACGCCGAAAGGAGCGTCAGTAATCAATCCGGCTGGATAGAAGGCGTTGAGGCCCAGGGCGGAAATGTACCAATGACCTCCCGAGTTGAAGGTATGTCAGGCGGGGCAGGGTCGGAGGCTGTGGCTGGTTTTCAGTCGGAGCATGGGATTGAGGCAGTGGGTAATGTGGCGTACCGGAATCAGTTAAATAATGCTGCCAAGCAGACTGCGATCAAGGCAAGGGATGAGATAGCCGGCAGTGGCGACATCAGCTCCGGCACTATGGCAGCTATGCGGCGTATTGATCAAGATCCCCAGGGCGGGCATACGATGATGAACCGGCATCTGCAAGGAATGGAGTTCACGCCGGCGCCGGGCGGAGAAACAAATAATGTGGCCGGATATTTTGGCATACAGCCGAGTGATATAGCCGGGAAATCTGTCAAGATGTCAGGTTATCTTGGCGAAAACGGCGGCTTAAAGATGTCTATGGTGGATGCCAAGAGTGGGCGGGCTATTGCGGAGAAGGATGTAAAGACCTCGCAGGGTCAGCCGGCGGCTGGTCAGTCTCGGGTGGGGCCGTACAATTTTGTTTCTGTGGATTCTCGGAAGGAATTTGGCAACGGCCTGGTCATGCAGAGCGGCTTGACAGATAGAGGACATCACGCAAGCGTGGTTTCTGATGGTTCGGGAAGGGTCATCAGTTCGGATGTCAAGAAGGGACCGAACTATTCCGGTGCATATGCTATGTCGATGGGTGGGAATATACCTGAAGAAGTTTTGAATGACAAGGTTGCGGCGGCGAGTTTTAGTAGGGCGTTTTCTAACGAGGCTAGCAAGTTGTGGAAGGGGAGTGTAAGTAGAGGGAGTGGAGAAGGTAATCAATGGCGATTAACAGGTGGAGCTGGAGGCAACTTGGGATTAGGTTCCGGAAAAGGAGCATCCGGTTCTGGTATGCCTCTTTCAGGAAATGTTTCTGGAAATATTCAAAAAATAAGTATGAGTGATAATACTTGGACAAAAAATTACGATGCCGATGCTGTAAATGCAATGGTGTATAACATAGCAACCAGCGACATGAAAGATTCAGACAAAATGAGACAAATTCATGAGATTGCTGAACGTATTGGAGAGGATCGATCAATCACCCCAGAAGAGACGCCGGGAGCAAACTATATGATGACCGGGGAGGAAGAATCAAAACCGGCTAATGGGCTAAAAAGAACGCTAAACAGAAAGCCGCAGGAACCGCCTGAGCTTTAA
- a CDS encoding HU family DNA-binding protein: MADTLANGDRVEVRGFCSFFVKKHRAYTGRNPKTGKKVKIKSKKLPFFKFGSELKKRVDA, from the coding sequence ATGGCCGATACACTTGCAAATGGTGACCGCGTAGAGGTTCGAGGTTTTTGTTCCTTTTTTGTCAAAAAACACAGAGCTTATACAGGACGCAACCCCAAGACCGGAAAAAAAGTAAAAATCAAGTCTAAAAAGTTACCGTTTTTTAAATTCGGGTCGGAATTGAAGAAACGAGTTGACGCATAA
- a CDS encoding TraV family lipoprotein has translation MKKIILVLYAGFILSGCSVFNPYKSEFQCPDTYKGKCVSTTHAYKESIENSDNSLENLSPKLSGDLEYNYRTGLYNKLASLINKPTTPIVLPPKVMRTLILSYTGSANELYSYRYVYFFATEPKWIISTTKEIE, from the coding sequence ATGAAAAAAATTATTCTTGTTTTGTACGCAGGATTTATTTTATCCGGCTGCAGCGTTTTCAATCCTTACAAGTCAGAATTTCAATGTCCTGATACATATAAAGGCAAATGCGTTTCTACTACACACGCTTATAAGGAAAGCATAGAAAATTCTGATAACTCTTTAGAAAATCTTTCTCCAAAACTATCAGGCGACCTGGAATATAATTACCGCACCGGCCTTTACAACAAACTCGCGTCCCTGATCAATAAACCGACTACGCCGATCGTTCTTCCACCGAAGGTTATGCGGACCCTGATCTTATCTTATACCGGTTCGGCTAATGAGCTGTATAGCTACAGGTATGTTTATTTTTTTGCGACTGAACCTAAATGGATTATCTCTACCACAAAAGAAATTGAGTGA
- a CDS encoding TraC family protein, protein MNLFKRILFGNRGGLSFADLRKMTYRNKFSDFLPYIAYDFEKDIYFNADNTIGFLWECKPLVYAGKDIFNTLRGLFTASIPDGSVLQFMLYADQDVTPLLDEYKSIRSIKSEIINKTTNQVYDFLEQGANQGLKNLKNTPLRRFRLFVSLKMPPIKKETHFDLNDTVWMDIKDSVEEILRGAYLQPEKAEPDVLINMLLKLFNNNCSNHTGYDPTKTIRNQVILGETPVQSLFDRIEFGKQVFRCLSVKKYPEQASPLMMNLLTGDIWGPQSDTNQLTRPFFITVNLIYQSMKVKLHSKCNFVLQQQSVGSLAPSLLRKKEEYTWAAGEVERGIPFVRVMPTVWTVGDSEENARESLLRIRRVWESQGFVMQEDKLINKILFLSSLPFGLFNINKNPDYIDRDFIMDGDAAAYCLPIQADFAGSGASCNLFTGRKGQIISLDLFDSRANNNNALICAESGSGKSVLTNYLVSNYYAAGSMIRIIDIGGSYKKLCKILGGVFINFTKNSGIVLNPFTNIIDINEDVASISAIVIQMVYSATREVPGESEITIIKNAIRYAYENYGSQADIDSIYEYLTNFAKYADEILDFNCNDNPECVADLNLLASKLAFNLREFTSRGVFGKWFNGPATLNISQDDFVVLELEELKKQDDLFNVVTLQLLNYVTQDLYLSDRSRKRLIIFDEAWQFFREGSMLKNVIEEGYRRARKYGGSFTTITQSLLDLEMFGDIGNVLKENSAYKFYLESSAFEKAAEKKIIDYEAFLLQILKSVKSPKPRYSEVFMDTPAGTGVARLILDPFSYYLYTSDAGENAIFEKLVASGKTYIQALEIMAGERA, encoded by the coding sequence ATGAATTTATTTAAAAGAATACTCTTTGGTAATCGCGGCGGATTATCATTTGCAGATTTGCGCAAAATGACCTACCGCAACAAATTTTCTGATTTCCTGCCCTATATCGCCTATGATTTTGAAAAAGATATTTATTTTAACGCAGATAATACAATCGGTTTTTTATGGGAGTGTAAACCGCTTGTTTATGCGGGTAAGGATATATTTAATACTCTGCGCGGGCTCTTTACCGCCTCTATTCCTGATGGGAGCGTGCTGCAGTTTATGCTTTATGCCGATCAGGATGTCACACCATTACTGGATGAATACAAATCTATCCGGTCTATCAAGAGTGAAATTATCAACAAAACCACTAACCAGGTTTATGATTTTCTTGAACAGGGCGCAAACCAAGGACTGAAAAATCTCAAAAACACTCCCCTCCGGAGGTTCAGGCTGTTTGTCTCTTTAAAAATGCCGCCGATTAAAAAAGAGACTCATTTTGATTTAAACGATACTGTCTGGATGGATATTAAAGATTCGGTTGAAGAAATCCTCCGGGGCGCTTATCTCCAGCCGGAGAAAGCAGAACCTGATGTTTTGATCAACATGCTTTTAAAATTATTCAATAATAATTGCTCAAACCACACCGGTTATGACCCAACTAAAACTATTAGAAACCAGGTTATCCTCGGAGAAACTCCGGTCCAATCTCTTTTTGATCGAATAGAATTCGGCAAGCAGGTTTTTAGATGTTTATCGGTTAAAAAATATCCGGAACAAGCCTCACCCCTGATGATGAACCTGCTGACCGGTGATATTTGGGGGCCACAGTCAGATACCAATCAACTGACCAGGCCGTTTTTTATTACCGTTAACCTGATTTATCAGTCTATGAAGGTCAAGCTCCATTCCAAGTGTAATTTTGTTCTTCAGCAGCAATCTGTAGGAAGTCTTGCTCCAAGTTTATTAAGAAAAAAGGAAGAATATACCTGGGCGGCCGGTGAAGTTGAACGGGGCATACCTTTTGTCAGGGTTATGCCGACAGTGTGGACTGTTGGTGACAGCGAAGAGAATGCCCGGGAAAGCCTGCTTAGAATTAGAAGAGTCTGGGAGTCTCAGGGCTTTGTGATGCAGGAAGATAAATTGATCAATAAAATTCTTTTTCTTTCCAGCTTGCCGTTCGGTTTGTTTAATATCAACAAAAATCCCGATTATATTGATCGTGATTTTATCATGGATGGAGATGCCGCTGCTTATTGCCTGCCGATTCAAGCTGATTTTGCCGGGAGCGGGGCTTCGTGCAATCTTTTTACAGGACGAAAGGGTCAAATCATCAGCCTGGATCTTTTTGATTCACGGGCCAACAATAACAATGCTCTCATCTGCGCTGAATCCGGTTCCGGTAAATCGGTTTTAACCAATTATCTTGTCAGTAATTATTATGCGGCCGGGTCCATGATCCGGATCATTGACATAGGTGGTTCCTATAAAAAATTATGTAAAATTCTGGGGGGTGTGTTTATCAATTTTACCAAAAATTCAGGGATAGTCCTTAATCCCTTTACTAATATCATCGATATTAACGAGGATGTTGCTTCTATCAGCGCAATCGTGATTCAGATGGTTTATTCTGCCACCCGGGAGGTTCCCGGCGAAAGTGAAATAACCATCATCAAAAACGCAATCCGCTATGCTTATGAAAATTACGGCAGCCAGGCTGATATTGATAGCATTTATGAATACCTGACCAACTTTGCAAAATACGCTGATGAAATTCTTGATTTTAACTGCAATGATAATCCCGAATGCGTTGCCGATCTTAACCTGCTGGCATCGAAACTGGCTTTTAATCTAAGAGAATTTACCAGTCGCGGTGTTTTCGGCAAATGGTTTAACGGCCCCGCTACTCTTAATATCTCACAGGATGATTTTGTAGTTCTGGAACTTGAGGAACTTAAAAAACAGGATGATCTTTTTAATGTAGTTACCCTGCAGTTGCTCAACTATGTTACCCAGGATTTATACCTTTCCGACCGGAGTCGAAAAAGACTGATTATTTTCGATGAAGCATGGCAGTTTTTTCGGGAAGGGTCAATGCTGAAAAACGTGATTGAAGAAGGTTACCGCCGGGCCAGAAAATACGGGGGAAGCTTTACAACCATTACTCAATCGTTGCTTGATTTGGAAATGTTCGGCGATATCGGTAATGTTTTAAAAGAAAATTCAGCTTATAAATTTTATCTGGAGTCATCTGCTTTTGAAAAAGCCGCGGAAAAAAAAATCATCGATTATGAAGCTTTCCTTTTGCAGATTTTAAAAAGCGTTAAAAGCCCCAAACCACGGTATTCCGAAGTTTTCATGGATACCCCGGCCGGAACCGGGGTTGCCAGGCTGATACTCGATCCGTTTTCTTATTATCTCTATACATCCGATGCCGGTGAAAATGCGATCTTTGAAAAGCTGGTTGCTTCCGGCAAAACTTATATTCAGGCATTAGAAATTATGGCGGGTGAACGTGCTTAG